In one window of Candidatus Eisenbacteria bacterium DNA:
- a CDS encoding FlgD immunoglobulin-like domain containing protein, which produces MEASPRGVAVLAQNTPNPFNPRTTIRFMVPKAGPGSLTIYDVNGRRVATPLQGELTEGEHRVAWEAKDHAGRPLPSGVYLYRLELPGFESTRRMTLLR; this is translated from the coding sequence ATGGAAGCGTCTCCGCGCGGGGTGGCGGTCCTGGCCCAGAACACGCCCAACCCCTTCAATCCGAGGACCACGATCCGATTCATGGTTCCGAAGGCGGGACCTGGTTCGCTCACGATCTACGACGTGAATGGACGCCGGGTGGCAACCCCGTTGCAGGGAGAGCTGACGGAGGGCGAGCACCGAGTTGCGTGGGAGGCGAAGGATCACGCAGGTCGCCCGCTGCCTTCCGGGGTTTACCTGTACCGTCTCGAATTGCCGGGGTTCGAGTCGACGCGACGGATGACCCTGCTGCGCTGA
- the rocF gene encoding arginase encodes MITTPSPIEIIGAPIDLGQGRRGVDMGPSAIRVADLDAALESLGRTVTDCGDIDVRIPETLEIGSVTLRYKSAIMAACETLRVEVERSLAAGRMPLVLGGDHSLSIGSIAGVSNHFRTQGAGVGVIWLDAHGDSNTPETTPSGNIHGMSLAVSMGFGDPELTSLGGRAPKVDPGKVVLIGVRDLDPGERDVLKRSGATVYTIREVDERGMRDVVKEAVRIAGAGTAGIHVSFDLDVLDPEDAPGVGTAIDGGITYREAHLAMEMLAESAKVVSVDLVEVNPVLDTRNQTALLAVELTQSLLGKRIL; translated from the coding sequence ATGATCACCACCCCGTCACCGATCGAGATCATCGGCGCCCCCATCGACCTCGGCCAGGGCCGCCGGGGCGTGGACATGGGGCCCTCGGCCATCCGGGTGGCGGACCTCGACGCCGCCCTGGAGAGTCTGGGCCGGACCGTCACGGACTGCGGCGACATCGACGTGCGGATCCCGGAGACCCTCGAGATCGGGTCGGTGACGCTACGGTACAAGTCCGCGATCATGGCGGCGTGCGAGACCCTCCGGGTCGAGGTCGAGCGCAGCCTGGCCGCCGGTCGGATGCCCCTGGTTCTCGGCGGCGATCACTCCCTCTCGATCGGATCGATCGCCGGAGTGAGCAATCACTTCCGAACGCAGGGCGCCGGGGTCGGCGTGATCTGGCTCGACGCTCACGGCGACTCCAACACTCCCGAGACGACTCCCTCCGGAAACATCCACGGCATGTCGCTGGCGGTCTCGATGGGTTTCGGGGACCCGGAGCTGACCTCGCTCGGCGGACGCGCTCCGAAGGTGGATCCGGGGAAGGTCGTGTTGATCGGCGTGAGGGACCTGGATCCCGGCGAGCGGGACGTCTTGAAGCGTTCCGGCGCGACGGTCTACACGATCCGCGAGGTGGACGAGCGCGGAATGCGGGACGTGGTGAAGGAGGCGGTGCGGATCGCGGGTGCCGGCACGGCGGGCATCCACGTCTCGTTCGACCTGGACGTCCTCGATCCCGAGGACGCGCCCGGCGTGGGAACCGCGATCGACGGAGGAATCACCTACCGCGAGGCGCACCTCGCGATGGAGATGCTCGCCGAGAGCGCCAAGGTGGTGTCGGTCGATCTCGTGGAGGTCAATCCGGTCCTCGACACGAGGAACCAGACCGCCCTGCTCGCGGTCGAGCTGACCCAGAGCCTGCTCGGCAAGCGCATCCTGTAG